The Octadecabacter arcticus 238 genome contains a region encoding:
- a CDS encoding LolA family protein produces the protein MNMITRRLCLMAVPLALAGFAASPSFAQQLSLGQVSGYLNSFTSAEGAFTQINADGTISTGTIFIKRPGRVRFEYNPPEESLVVAGGGQVAIFDPRSNNGPDRYPLNQTPLSIILERNIDFTRTDMVTGHTSDGTKTTVTAQDPDHPEYGSIQMVYTANPVELRQWIVTDDTGQQTTVILGDLEKDGRVPDILFNIQREMRNWAN, from the coding sequence ATGAATATGATTACACGCCGACTATGCCTTATGGCCGTCCCCCTTGCGCTTGCAGGGTTCGCGGCTTCGCCATCATTTGCACAGCAATTGTCGTTGGGCCAAGTGTCCGGCTATCTCAATTCGTTCACCAGCGCCGAAGGTGCTTTTACGCAGATCAATGCGGATGGAACGATTTCGACAGGAACGATTTTTATCAAACGGCCGGGGCGTGTGCGGTTTGAATATAATCCGCCCGAGGAATCGCTCGTGGTTGCGGGCGGTGGGCAGGTCGCGATTTTCGATCCGCGATCCAACAATGGGCCGGATCGCTACCCGCTGAACCAGACACCACTGTCGATCATTCTGGAACGCAACATTGATTTCACGCGCACCGATATGGTCACAGGCCATACCAGTGACGGAACAAAAACCACCGTAACCGCACAAGACCCCGATCATCCCGAATACGGAAGTATCCAGATGGTCTATACGGCCAATCCTGTTGAATTGCGCCAATGGATCGTCACGGACGATACAGGTCAGCAGACGACGGTAATTTTGGGTGATCTTGAGAAGGATGGCCGTGTGCCTGATATCCTGTTCAACATCCAGCGTGAGATGCGCAACTGGGCGAACTGA
- a CDS encoding cation:proton antiporter, protein MTGFLMLAFVFLVAGVISVPIASRLGLGSVLGYLIAGILISPVLALLNVDVIAIQHFAEFGVVMMLFLVGLELEPKMLWAMRARLIGLGGGQVLLTTLAVMAVALAFGLVWTVALAIGLVMALSSTAIVLQTLNEKGLMKSDGGQSSFSVLLTQDIAVIPMLAFIPLLALSGLGDVAGDMVTHGETAHVEVLVDSHGDPVTTGDHASPDGDHSESMSLVDGLNPWQTALVTIGAVAAVVFCGSFLTSPIFRFVAGANLRELFTATALMMVIGIALLMSLVGLSPALGTFIAGVVLANSEYRHELESDIDPFKGLLLGLFFMTVGAGINFGLLGANLMLIIGLTLGLIALKIAVLLILAVIFKIRGSDRWLFALGLAQAGEFGFVLLSFNVASNVIPSAIADQLLLVVALSMLLTPLLFILYDRVIVPRFNTDQDRETDTIDEANHIIVAGHGRVGGLVRRMLEGAGYATTVIDYSSKQIDMIAKFGFRAYYGDATRPDLLHSAGIDEAKIFVVAIDGKEQITELVKYVLHTHPHVHVIARAVDRNHVYDLFAAGCRDIIRETYDSSLRMGKSAFEALGHSPETSAQVTEAFNALDRRSMIEAAEHYDPDIPAFENEAYMAKVRDMSTGWHADLNGQIKAILAQSDAKSGVTNES, encoded by the coding sequence ATGACCGGTTTCTTGATGCTCGCGTTCGTATTTTTAGTGGCGGGGGTAATTTCCGTTCCAATTGCATCGCGTTTGGGCCTTGGATCGGTGTTGGGTTACCTGATCGCCGGCATCCTGATTAGTCCGGTTTTGGCGCTGTTAAATGTCGATGTCATCGCGATCCAGCATTTTGCAGAATTTGGCGTCGTGATGATGCTGTTCCTTGTTGGCCTTGAACTTGAACCAAAGATGCTCTGGGCGATGCGGGCGCGCCTGATCGGTCTTGGCGGCGGGCAAGTCTTACTGACCACACTGGCCGTAATGGCCGTGGCGTTGGCGTTCGGATTGGTTTGGACCGTCGCGCTGGCGATTGGTCTGGTCATGGCACTGTCGTCCACCGCCATCGTTTTACAGACCCTGAACGAAAAGGGCCTGATGAAAAGTGACGGAGGCCAGTCAAGCTTTTCGGTGCTCTTGACCCAAGACATCGCCGTGATCCCGATGCTGGCGTTCATTCCGCTTTTGGCTCTGTCTGGCCTCGGCGATGTTGCTGGCGACATGGTGACACACGGCGAAACAGCCCATGTTGAAGTCCTCGTCGATAGCCATGGTGACCCCGTCACCACAGGCGATCACGCCAGCCCAGATGGCGATCATAGCGAAAGCATGAGCCTCGTTGACGGCCTTAACCCATGGCAAACAGCACTTGTCACCATTGGCGCGGTAGCTGCCGTTGTGTTTTGTGGCAGCTTCCTGACCTCGCCGATCTTTCGGTTTGTCGCGGGCGCGAACCTGCGCGAATTGTTCACTGCGACGGCGCTGATGATGGTTATCGGCATCGCGCTATTGATGTCGCTGGTCGGGTTATCGCCCGCCCTTGGCACATTCATCGCGGGGGTTGTCCTTGCGAACTCCGAATACCGCCACGAACTGGAATCCGACATCGATCCGTTTAAAGGTCTACTACTTGGCCTGTTTTTTATGACCGTCGGCGCAGGGATCAATTTCGGCCTGCTCGGGGCGAACCTGATGCTCATCATCGGCCTCACCCTCGGCCTCATTGCGCTTAAAATAGCTGTTCTCCTGATCCTTGCGGTGATCTTCAAAATCAGGGGCAGTGATCGGTGGCTGTTCGCCCTTGGCCTCGCGCAAGCTGGTGAATTTGGCTTTGTGCTGTTGTCGTTCAACGTCGCCAGCAACGTCATTCCAAGCGCTATCGCGGATCAACTGCTGCTGGTCGTGGCGCTATCTATGCTTCTGACCCCTTTGTTATTTATCCTTTATGACCGCGTGATCGTGCCACGTTTCAACACCGATCAGGACCGTGAAACCGATACCATTGACGAAGCAAATCATATCATCGTCGCAGGTCATGGCCGCGTTGGTGGGCTGGTGCGCCGCATGCTCGAAGGTGCGGGCTACGCGACAACTGTGATCGACTATTCATCCAAGCAAATCGACATGATCGCGAAGTTCGGCTTTCGCGCCTATTATGGCGACGCCACGCGGCCCGATCTATTGCATTCCGCTGGCATCGATGAGGCCAAGATCTTCGTCGTCGCAATTGATGGCAAAGAACAGATCACCGAACTGGTGAAATACGTGCTGCACACCCATCCACATGTGCATGTCATTGCCCGCGCTGTGGATCGTAACCACGTCTATGATCTGTTTGCCGCGGGGTGTCGTGACATCATCCGCGAGACCTACGACAGCTCCCTTCGGATGGGCAAATCGGCTTTTGAGGCTTTGGGGCATTCGCCGGAAACCTCCGCGCAAGTCACCGAGGCTTTCAACGCACTGGATCGCCGCTCAATGATCGAAGCGGCTGAACATTACGACCCTGACATTCCAGCCTTCGAGAACGAGGCGTACATGGCAAAAGTTCGCGACATGTCGACTGGATGGCACGCAGATCTCAATGGCCAGATCAAAGCGATCCTTGCACAGTCGGATGCAAAATCAGGGGTCACGAACGAATCGTGA
- the hspQ gene encoding heat shock protein HspQ, whose translation MLKTRAKYHLGQVVRHRKHPFRGVVFDVDAMFTNTEEWYEAIPEEARPQKDQPFYHLLAENDQSYYVAYVSEQNLVADYSGQPVDHPDLDDLFGPFEDGQYPLHFQLN comes from the coding sequence ATGCTGAAGACACGTGCGAAATATCATTTGGGCCAAGTGGTTCGCCACCGCAAACATCCGTTTCGCGGGGTTGTTTTTGATGTGGACGCCATGTTTACCAATACCGAAGAATGGTACGAGGCTATCCCTGAAGAAGCGCGCCCCCAAAAGGATCAGCCGTTTTACCATCTGCTGGCCGAAAACGATCAATCCTATTACGTGGCCTATGTCTCTGAGCAGAACTTGGTCGCGGACTATTCGGGCCAGCCAGTGGATCACCCCGATCTAGATGATTTGTTTGGCCCGTTTGAAGACGGTCAGTATCCGCTGCATTTCCAACTGAACTAG
- a CDS encoding transglycosylase SLT domain-containing protein, protein MSKLFRAALLLMILGSCAARDASAPRNLDNACSILTERPHYVRAFKQAERNWGVDTHVLMAMIYQESKFIADNRPPHTYALGIIPTGRQSSALGYSQALDGTWEEYVDQQGGRRSNRTDIADATDFMGWYMAATVRENSIPLNDTYNQYLAYHDGRTGWRRGTYRSKPWLMRIAGEIRDRAVLYDAQLQNCRQFR, encoded by the coding sequence ATGAGCAAACTCTTTCGCGCCGCCCTGTTATTAATGATCTTGGGAAGCTGTGCAGCCCGAGACGCTTCAGCGCCGCGCAATCTGGACAACGCCTGTTCCATTCTAACCGAACGCCCGCATTATGTGCGCGCCTTCAAACAGGCTGAACGAAATTGGGGTGTGGATACCCACGTTTTGATGGCAATGATCTACCAAGAAAGCAAATTTATTGCCGATAACCGTCCGCCGCATACCTACGCGTTGGGGATCATCCCAACGGGCCGCCAATCATCCGCCCTTGGCTACAGCCAAGCGTTGGACGGAACATGGGAAGAATACGTAGATCAGCAGGGTGGACGCCGGTCAAACCGGACCGACATTGCCGACGCGACAGATTTCATGGGTTGGTATATGGCCGCAACCGTGCGTGAAAATTCGATACCTCTGAATGACACTTACAACCAGTATCTGGCCTATCACGATGGTCGAACAGGGTGGCGTCGCGGGACATATCGCTCAAAACCTTGGCTGATGCGCATCGCCGGCGAAATTAGGGACCGCGCCGTGTTGTACGACGCACAATTGCAAAATTGCCGACAGTTCCGCTGA